A window from Megalobrama amblycephala isolate DHTTF-2021 linkage group LG9, ASM1881202v1, whole genome shotgun sequence encodes these proteins:
- the LOC125275600 gene encoding protocadherin alpha-5-like encodes MEQRQRFHQLELNAKLAFIAVSLLFGRAVWAQIRYSISEEQKDGAAVGNIAKDLGIDYRTLKERGFRIVSTSGESMFSVNQNDGVLYVNGKIDREEVCERSTPCLINLKIALENPLEIHYVAVEVLDVNDHSPRFPENEKRLEIWESAMPGARYPLQAARDPDSGTNSVQTYKLSHNDHFRLEIKDREEDGKIPILILHKPLDREMTKNIKLLLTALDGGKPPMSGSIEILINVLDINDNAPVFTKETYTVTLNENAPVGTTILQVNATDLDEGKNGELIYALGNNVNNNLRRLFEVNSVTGEIILTDRLDFEVKDKYEIDIQASDKGIVPLATDKSVVIKIVDVNDNAPEIEVTSLSSAIPEDSRPGTTVALISVTDLDSGVNGKISCSLSDDIPFKLMPLPQDNIYSLVTSALLDRETKFQYDITLVAKDAGQPSLSSVKTITVLISDVNDNSPEFSFSPYAFYVMENNVPGKLLFSVSASDKDSNENAIISYHIWRENTEENKYTSFININSENGEIYALKSFDFETVKTFQFHVLATDSGSPSLSSNVTVNVFILDQNDNVPVILYPVSANGSAEGVEEIPRNVNAGHLVTKVRAYDADIGYNGWLLFSLQEVSEHSLFGLDRYTGQIRTLRSFTETDEAQHKLLILVKDNGNVSLSATATVIVKVVEPKEAFAASDVKNAVKDEEENDVTFYLIITLGSVSVLFVISIIVLIVMQCSKSTDYSSKYLQDTNYDGTLCHSIQYRSGDKRYMLVGPRMSIGSTIAPGSNRNTLVIPDRRRRDSGEVRE; translated from the coding sequence ATGGAACAAAGACAACGCTTTCATCAGCTGGAGCTGAATGCGAAGCTCGCTTTCATCGCTGTATCTCTGTTGTTTGGAAGAGCAGTTTGGGCTCAAATACGGTACTCGATCTCAGAGGAGCAGAAGGACGGAGCTGCGGTGGGAAACATCGCGAAGGATTTAGGCATTGATTACAGAACACTGAAGGAGCGAGGATTTCGCATCGTCTCGACCTCAGGCGAGTCAATGTTCAGTGTAAATCAGAATGACGGCGTCTTGTATGTGAACGGTAAGATAGACAGAGAGGAGGTTTGCGAGAGGAGCACTCCGTGTTTAATCAATCTGAAAATCGCTCTAGAAAACCCACTAGAAATCCATTATGTCGCTGTAGAGGTATTGGATGTAAATGATCACAGTCCACGGTTTCCCGAGAATGAAAAGCGGCTGGAAATTTGGGAATCTGCTATGCCAGGCGCGCGATATCCGCTACAGGCTGCGCGCGACCCTGATAGTGGAACCAATTCGGTTCAAACCTATAAACTCAGCCACAACGACCATTTCCGTCTTGAAATTAAAGACCGTGAAGAAGATGGTAAAATTCCAATTCTGATTTTACACAAGCCGCTTGACAGAGAAATGacgaaaaacataaaattattattaactgCTTTAGATGGAGGGAAACCTCCTATGTCTGGCTCAATAGAAATACTGATTAATGTACTGGATATTAACGATAATGCGCCTGTTTTTACAAAAGAAACTTACACAGTTACATTAAATGAAAACGCACCTGTTGGCACAACAATTTTACAGGTCAATGCCACTGATTTGGACGAGGGTAAAAACGGAGAGTTAATTTATGCACTGGGAAATAATGTCAACAATAATTTACGCAGACTTTTTGAAGTTAATTCAGTCACCGGAGAAATTATTTTGACCGATCGTTTGGATTTTGAGGTCAAAGATAAATATGAGATTGATATTCAGGCATCGGACAAAGGAATCGTTCCTCTTGCGACGGATAAAAGTGTAGTGATAAAAATCGTCGATGTAAATGATAATGCACCGGAAATAGAGGTGACATCATTATCAAGCGCCATTCCAGAGGATTCTAGACCTGGTACTACAGTAGCTTTGATAAGTGTTACTGATTTAGACTCGGGGGTCAATGGAAAAATCTCATGCTCACTGTCAGATGATATACCTTTTAAACTAATGCCGTTACCACAAGATAATATTTATTCTTTAGTTACATCTGCTTTACTTGACAGAGAAACTAAATTTCAGTATGATATCACGCTAGTCGCAAAGGATGCAGGACAGCCATCACTGTCTTCTGTTAAAACTATAACTGTTCTGATATCAGATGTAAATGACAACAGTCCAGAATTCTCGTTCTCTCCATATGCGTTTTATGTGATGGAAAATAATGTCCCAggcaaattattattttctgtgTCTGCTTCTGACAAAGACTCAAATGAAAATGCGATAATCAGCTATCATATATGGAGAGAAAATACAGAGGAAAACAAATATACATCTTTCATTAATATTAACTCTGAAAATGGGGAGATTTATGCGCTTAAGAGTTTTGACTTTGAAACTGTTAAAACGTTCCAGTTCCATGTACTCGCTACAGACTCTGGAAGTCCGTCTCTGAGCAGTAACGTGACTGTGAACGTGTTTATTCTGGATCAGAACGACAACGTTCCAGTGATCTTATATCCAGTCAGCGCTAACGGTTCTGCTGAGGGTGTGGAAGAGATTCCCCGTAATGTGAACGCAGGTCATTTGGTGACTAAAGTCAGAGCCTATGACGCAGATATAGGATACAACGGCTGGTTATTGTTTTCACTGCAGGAAGTTAGTGAGCACAGTCTCTTTGGTTTGGACCGCTATACAGGACAGATAAGGACCCTTCGCTCATTCACAGAAACAGACGAGGCCCAGCATAAACTGCTCATACTGGTCAAAGACAATGGGAACGTTTCGCTCTCAGCAACAGCGACTGTGATTGTCAAAGTTGTGGAGCCCAAAGAGGCTTTTGCAGCTTCTGATGTGAAAAACGCAGTAAAAGACGAGGAGGAAAACGACGTGACGTTTTATTTGATCATCACTTTGGGCTCGGTTTCAGTGCTTTTTGTCATCAGCATCATCGTGTTGATTGTAATGCAGTGCTCCAAATCTACAGACTATTCGTCCAAGTATTTACAGGACACAAATTACGACGGGACTCTGTGTCACAGCATCCAGTACAGATCTGGAGACAAACGGTACATGTTAGTTGGACCCAGAATGAGTATCGGTTCTACAATTGCACCAGGCAGTAATAGAAATACTCTAGTGATACCAGATCGCAGGAGGAGAGATTCTGGAGAGGTAAGAGAATGA